In Actinoplanes derwentensis, the following proteins share a genomic window:
- a CDS encoding TIGR03943 family putative permease subunit: MNRQAQAVILFLFGGAVLKASIGDLYLRYVKEGLRPFLIAAGLALVAAAFMTLWYEYRKSADEHDDDHGHAHHEPRVGWLLLLPVLGLLLVAPPALGSYTAGQSGTVQVSADSDYAPLPDGDPAKLSLLDYASRVIYDEGRTLNGRRLQLTGFVTTGPEGVMLARIVVSCCAADGRPIKVGLTGGPIVDVPAGTWLAVTGQLSGKRGKDPVNQADIAYLEVEQWQPVSAPKQQYE, from the coding sequence GTGAACCGGCAGGCCCAGGCGGTGATCCTGTTCCTCTTCGGCGGTGCGGTCCTCAAGGCGTCGATCGGTGACCTCTACCTGCGGTATGTCAAGGAGGGGTTGCGGCCGTTCCTGATCGCGGCGGGTCTGGCGCTGGTCGCGGCGGCTTTCATGACGCTGTGGTACGAGTACCGGAAGTCCGCGGATGAGCATGATGACGATCACGGCCACGCTCATCACGAGCCCCGCGTCGGCTGGCTGCTCCTGCTGCCCGTCCTCGGACTGCTGCTGGTGGCCCCGCCGGCTCTCGGCTCCTACACCGCCGGCCAGTCCGGAACGGTGCAGGTCAGTGCCGACTCGGACTACGCCCCGCTTCCCGACGGCGATCCGGCGAAGCTGAGCCTGCTCGACTACGCGTCCCGGGTGATCTACGACGAGGGCCGCACCCTGAACGGCCGCCGTCTCCAGCTGACCGGTTTCGTCACCACCGGCCCGGAGGGCGTGATGCTGGCCCGGATCGTGGTGAGCTGCTGCGCCGCCGACGGCCGTCCGATCAAAGTCGGTCTCACCGGCGGCCCGATTGTCGACGTGCCCGCCGGGACGTGGCTGGCGGTCACCGGTCAACTCTCCGGCAAGCGCGGCAAGGACCCGGTCAACC
- a CDS encoding permease, giving the protein MTDTLKTRTRSVEVEVLAVLLVLLVIFREPLAGLVEGERLQTWTTVFVSVLVQAVPFLVFGVLLSAVIAVFVPRSFWAKALPKHPVLAVPAASVAGVVLPGCECGAVPIAGSLIRRGVTPAAALAFLLAAPAINPIVLVATAVAFPDNPEMVVARGLASLVVAVLMGWLWLRLGKTEWIRLPHRPDLDGASKGRAFWSAARHDVVHAGGFLVVGAAAAATINVIVPEAWLQTLAAQPVLSVLALAVLAVLLSICSEADAFVAASLSQFSLTSRLVFLVVGPMVDLKLISMQAGVFGRGFATRFAPATFVLAILVAVGAGAVLL; this is encoded by the coding sequence GTGACGGACACGCTGAAAACGAGAACCAGGTCCGTCGAGGTCGAGGTGCTCGCCGTCCTCCTGGTGCTCCTGGTGATCTTCCGGGAGCCGCTGGCCGGGCTGGTCGAGGGCGAGCGCCTGCAGACCTGGACCACGGTGTTCGTCTCGGTGCTGGTGCAGGCTGTGCCGTTCCTGGTCTTCGGGGTGCTGCTGTCGGCGGTGATCGCGGTGTTCGTACCGCGCTCGTTCTGGGCGAAAGCCCTGCCCAAGCATCCGGTGCTGGCGGTTCCGGCGGCCAGTGTCGCCGGGGTGGTCCTGCCGGGCTGCGAGTGCGGTGCGGTGCCGATCGCCGGTTCGCTGATCCGCCGGGGCGTGACCCCGGCGGCGGCGCTGGCGTTCCTGCTGGCCGCGCCCGCGATCAACCCGATCGTGCTGGTCGCGACGGCGGTGGCCTTCCCGGACAACCCGGAGATGGTGGTCGCTCGCGGGCTGGCCAGCCTGGTGGTGGCGGTGCTGATGGGCTGGCTGTGGCTGCGGCTCGGCAAGACCGAGTGGATCAGACTACCGCACCGGCCGGACCTGGACGGCGCGTCGAAGGGGCGGGCGTTCTGGTCGGCGGCCCGGCACGACGTGGTGCACGCGGGCGGATTCCTGGTGGTGGGGGCGGCGGCCGCCGCGACGATCAACGTGATCGTGCCGGAGGCGTGGCTGCAGACCCTGGCCGCGCAGCCGGTGCTGTCGGTGCTGGCGCTCGCGGTTCTCGCCGTACTCCTCTCGATCTGTAGTGAGGCGGACGCCTTCGTCGCCGCGTCGCTGTCCCAGTTCTCGCTGACGTCGCGTCTGGTCTTCCTGGTGGTGGGCCCGATGGTCGACCTCAAACTGATCTCGATGCAGGCGGGCGTTTTCGGTCGTGGGTTCGCGACGAGGTTCGCCCCGGCGACCTTCGTGCTGGCGATTCTGGTAGCCGTCGGCGCCGGGGCGGTGCTGCTGTGA